In Microbacterium sp. AB, a single genomic region encodes these proteins:
- the truB gene encoding tRNA pseudouridine(55) synthase TruB, with product MASRDPSPGGVLLVDKPGGITSHDVVARSRRAFGTRRIGHAGTLDPMATGLLVLGIEGATRLLTYLVGLGKTYTATIRLGQATTTDDGEGDVVSAADAQAVAQVSDDAIAAGAERLTGTISQVPSAVSAIKVDGRRAYDRVRAGERVELAPREVTVSRLDVVAVRRGEGSVDLDVVVDCSSGTYIRALARDLGADLGVGGHLTALRRTHVGPFDVAQAVAVDDLDAATPQDPAEIAARVLGRFDATAEEARDLRHGKRLEGAAARLDGSLAAAVDPDGALIGVVERRGSALKSAMNMPEPRAGRA from the coding sequence AGGAGTCCTCCTCGTCGACAAGCCGGGCGGCATCACCAGCCATGACGTCGTGGCGCGATCGCGCCGGGCGTTCGGCACGCGGAGGATCGGCCACGCCGGGACCCTGGACCCGATGGCCACGGGGCTGCTCGTCCTCGGCATCGAGGGGGCGACGCGGCTGCTGACGTACCTCGTCGGGCTCGGCAAGACCTACACGGCGACGATCCGCCTGGGGCAGGCGACGACGACGGACGACGGCGAGGGCGATGTGGTCTCCGCGGCGGACGCGCAGGCGGTCGCGCAGGTCTCGGACGACGCGATCGCGGCGGGGGCGGAGCGCCTGACGGGCACGATCTCCCAGGTGCCGAGCGCGGTGTCGGCGATCAAGGTGGACGGACGGCGTGCGTACGACCGCGTCCGCGCCGGCGAGCGGGTCGAGCTCGCACCGCGCGAGGTGACCGTCTCGCGGCTCGACGTCGTCGCCGTCCGCCGCGGCGAGGGGTCCGTCGACCTGGACGTCGTCGTCGACTGCTCGTCCGGCACCTACATCCGGGCCCTCGCCCGTGACCTCGGCGCCGATCTGGGCGTCGGCGGGCACCTCACGGCGCTCCGCCGCACGCACGTCGGCCCGTTCGACGTGGCGCAGGCGGTCGCGGTCGACGACCTCGACGCCGCGACGCCGCAGGATCCGGCGGAGATCGCGGCGCGCGTGCTGGGACGCTTCGACGCGACGGCCGAGGAGGCGCGCGATCTGCGACACGGCAAGCGGCTGGAGGGCGCCGCCGCGCGGCTCGACGGGTCCCTCGCGGCGGCCGTCGATCCGGACGGCGCGCTCATCGGCGTCGTCGAACGACGCGGGTCCGCCCTCAAGAGCGCGATGAACATGCCGGAGCCTCGGGCGGGCCGCGCATGA